The sequence NNNNNNNNNNNNNNNNNNNNNNNNNNNNNNNNNNNNNNNNNNNNNNNNNNNNNNNNNNNNNNNNNNNNNNNNNNNNNCTCCTCTGTGACTCTGCCGCCGACTTCTCTTAAGCCTGTAAACCCTTGAGGCGACGGGAGAGTTTTGGGCTTAGCGTCGATTTTGTTAGGTGTCAGGGCAGTTTTAAACTTAGAGAGAAAAGATGCAGCCATTATATAAAAACCTATTAGAAAATAATTTGATACTTACGATTTCCAATCATATTCAACAGTGCTTTTACTGTTTACATGTTAAGTGGTGGCTATAGAATCCCTGCAAAGGAATTTACACATAATATGGAATTTCAAAGTATAAACATCATTGGAATTTAAAAAATAAACATAGTGGAGCAAATAATGATAAATAAAAAAATTTTTTAATTGGCGCTATTATTGCATTACCCACGGCATTAACCTATGCAGATATGCCAATACCACAACAGACAGGCAAAGGGATCCCAATCTATGCCTGTATTAGTGTATCTAACTCCGAAGATTTTGAATACTTGAAAATCAACAACAGAATAACTGCTGAAGATACAGGGCAAGTTGTTGCTGTTGGTGTTGTAGACAAACATCCAACTCCCAATAATCCATCAGTAACCTATAACCTTGGCTACCAACAAAACGCTGGGTTATCTCAAATATCTGGTAGACTACACTTTTTTAACGACACCGAAGAGCAGTCAGCAGATACATATATATCTAAAAACAATAGCTTTGGTTATAGCAACTGGCTAAAACCTAACTATATTACATGTACATATGCAGGTTCAATTGTAAGAGAAGAAGAAAATAACTCAAGCAGAAATTTTCACTTCCATATGACATTTAATTACCAAGAAAGCCAAAGTTTAATGCGCTCAACATCAACAATACTTCAACTAACAACTAATGATGGTAATATAGCGGCAAAACTCGTGAACCCTTCAGATCATGCATTAATAAAAATAGGTTATCGAACAAAAGGCACTAATAACACACCTGACACTTCGCACGCTCCAACTAATATTCCATACTTCGGATATGTTGCTCCGATACAAAATTCTAAAATGTCTGATTTGACAACAGGCCCTATAAATGTCCCGTATTGGTCTAGTAATAACCCAGGCACAGCAATGTATGTCGTTTATTATCCTGATTAACTTGCCCCCTAATAGGGGTTTGAAGTCATTTTATCTCGGTAAAAAATAGTATCTCGCCCTCCACCATATTGAGTAAATTTGGTGGAAGTGCCGACTTTTTTTACAAATACTCTCGATCAAAATTCCAGTTTTAGACCCTCAAATTTGGCCATTTTTCCCTAAAATCGGGTAAATTCACTACATTCTGGCTTGATAACACTTTTTAGATTGGAGTAAAACGCCTGAAACCCACAGTTATCAACAGGTTCAGGCGCTTTGTAGTTACTTTCGTTAAACGGTGTTATCGAAAGTAACGTACAAAATATGAAATTTATTCCTAACCCGGAGAGGGAGCTGCAGTTGCGATCTTCGCTGAATTATTTTGTTCTTCTTGTTTAGTTAAAAATAAACATGCATCAGCATTCTCCTCCGTAGAGCTTTTCTCTGCTACCTCAGAATTAGCCGCTTCATTCTTTTCAAACCATTCAAGAACTTTTTCTTCGGCATTGCTATACTCTTCACAATACTCTTGGAATCCCGCAAAAAAATTCTGGCTCACATGCTATTTTCACAAAGAAGTCATTAACTCTACTCTGATCATCCTCACTCAGAGTGGAGTTATCATCATTTAGTTTTAGGTACTGACGTATCAAACCTTTATTATTTGCATCAAGTAAAGTATCGATTACATCTTGTTCAAGGTGAGATATATTATTTTCTGCGTATGAAAAATCATAATATTCTGAAAAAATAGCGTTTAATTCTCTAAAGCCTTGCATTGATCAAACCTCTTTCTTAATAAGGAATTAGCAAAAATAATTCTCACCTTATATATAATTCACCCACTCCATAACTGTAATACCACTGAAAATCACTCAAAACCCAAACGGATTCTTCCTATAACTTTTCTCAGCCAAGCCTTTAAAGTTAATCCCGTCTAACTTCGGCAGATCCATGCTATCGATCATTAGCTCAGTAAACGCCCACACCAACGCATCCAATCGATCTGGCGAATCAGGGTCATCAGGAGTCCAGGTACAAAGCTGATCTTCTAGCGTTGGGAAAGCTCCTAGATGATAGCATTTACCTTGTGTATAAAGATTTGCGACAGGTTCCGCACGAATAACCTTACCCCGTGTTGCATGCACTTTTTTATACGGTATATTCTTATCCACAGAACGTAACAGGCTTTCGATTAAATCACCGCCGTTGTTAACCTCACCAACAATCAAATCAGCGTTCCACTTCTTATATAAAGAAACGGCCAACTCACACCACTCGAGCGGTGGCAGCGTATCACTCGCATCTTCAAGCAAATAACCTTTTCCTTCGCGATCAATCGCAGCAACAACTAAACCGCACTCGTCACTCTCTTCTGTGGCCGTGACAGACGGGTCAATGGCAACAACAATGCGCTGAAAGTATTCAGGGCCCTCTTTAATCGTTTGCTGATCTAATCCCTTACGTGTCCATAATGCGCCTGCCGTGTCGTCTAATATCTCAGCTTCTAATTCTTGGN is a genomic window of Piscirickettsia litoralis containing:
- a CDS encoding DNA-packaging protein, translated to QELEAEILDDTAGALWTRKGLDQQTIKEGPEYFQRIVVAIDPSVTATEESDECGLVVAAIDREGKGYLLEDASDTLPPLEWCELAVSLYKKWNADLIVGEVNNGGDLIESLLRSVDKNIPYKKVHATRGKVIRAEPVANLYTQGKCYHLGAFPTLEDQLCTWTPDDPDSPDRLDALVWAFTELMIDSMDLPKLDGINFKGLAEKSYRKNPFGF